In the genome of Streptomyces sp. NBC_00433, the window TGACGAAGGGCGAGGTGTTGTCGCCCGGGATGTCCAGCCGGTTGGTGCGCTGGTCGTAGCCGAAGGTGACCTTGGGCAGGGTCAGGTCGGGGGCGCCTTCCGGGGTGTCGGCCCGGCCGGTGTGCTCGACGGACGCCAGCTCCAGCTGGTAGTCGATGTCGGCCATGCCCCACTGCTGGGCCAGCTTCCAGGTGTCCACCGGCGTGTAGGCGCCGGCCGCGGTGAGCACCTGCGAGGTGACCGCGGTCAGCCGCTTGCGGGTCCAGAAGGACGGGCCGAAGGCGTCGCAGTCACCGGTCGACTTGCAGTTCAGGTCCCACGGCGTGTCGTACCAGGGGAAGGAGTCGGTGTCGATCTTCGAGGCGTCGCAGGCCCCGGCGGTGGTGTCGAGGCAGCGCTCCGCGCTGGTGAACTGCACCTGGGCCAGGGCCTTGGCCGAGTAGACCGCGCCGGACTTCAGCCCGTAGTCGATGTGGTCGAGGGTGCCGCCGCGGACGTAGGCCGTGGGGCTGGACGCGGTCCTGTCGCGGCCGTAGTAGTTGGTCTCCTTGTTGTAGTAGTAGGCGATGGCATTGCCGTGCGGGTCGACGGAGTAGTCGAGGTTCCACCGCCAGCCCTGCTGGCACCAGGAGGTCGCGAAGGTGGAGCCGTGGCAGGGCTCGTCGGCGTTGTTGCCGTAGACCGGCACGGTCCAGGCGGAGTCGGTGGTCGCCTTGCCGCCGGCCCAGCCGGGCAGCTTGTTGTAGCCGAAGTAGTACCGGGTGCCGTCGGTGGTCGTCACCCGCCAGTACTCGTCATTGCGGGCGCCGTTGGAGCGCACGTCGGTCGAACTGCCGTAGACCCGGTCGACCTTCGTGCCGTCGTCGCCCTTGATGCGGAAGGAGTTGGTGCCGGTGGACACCAGCTGCCCGGAGTGGCCGTCGAAGGAGATGGTCGCGTTGTCGTAGGCCCAGCACAGGTCGTCGACCTTGTTGCCGTCGGAGTCCTTGACGTTCTCGTCCGCGCAGGGCTTGTAGCTGCGCTCGATGAACCCCGGGGACATGTCGAAGCCGTCGCCCACCCAGGACGACTGGTTGTTGGTGCTGCTGGTGCGGCCGTCGACGGCACCGGAGTCGTAGGTCAGCGCCACCTTCGGGGCGAAGCTGCCCGGGACGTCCGGCGCGGGCAAGTCGTAGACCCACGTGAAGGTGCCGGTGTTCGGCCCCACGTCCCACGACGAGGACGGGGACAGCGAGGTGGCGGCGTAGTCGCCGTGGTCGCTCGATGTGCCGGCGGTCGCCGCGAAGACCGTGGCGGACGCGGCCGTGGCGGACGCCGACGTCAGGGCGACCGCGTCGGCGGTCAGCGTGTGGGCGGCGGTGTCGTTCGTGGCGGCGACCGGGGTCTGCTCGGTGCAGGCCGCCTTCGCGGGGGTGGTCAGCGCGCAGCCGGGCAGCCGCACCAGGTGCAGCCGTGCGGCATAGGCCCCGCCGTAGGCCTGGGCGTAACCGCTGTCGTCCACGCTCACGCCCACGGTGCCGCCGCCGGCGTCCGGCCGCGGGGTGACGGTGAAGAGCAGGCCGTCCACGCCCGCCGCCCGGGTGGCTTCCTGGTCGAGGACCCGTACGGTCGCCGAGCCGGTCAGCGGGGCTGCCGTCTTCCCGGCGGTGCCGGACTTCGCGGTGCCTGCGGACGTCGCCGCTCTCGCCGCCGCGGGCACCGTCAGCGTCACAGGAAGGCTCCCGGCGCGTACCGCCGAGGTCTTCGCCGCCGCGGCCGGCAGCGTCACGGTGGCGCTTCCGGGCCGGGCCCAGGAGTGCTCGCCCGTCCGGCCGGGCTTGTGCGGCAGCCCGTCCTGGGCGCGCGGCACCGTCGTACTGCCCGAGTGGCCCGCCACCGGCACGCCCGGCGACGGCCGGTGGACCAGGTCGTCCGCCTGGGCCGCCGGCAGCGCCACTGCCTGCAGCATGCCGGCCACCAGCGCCCCGCAGGCCAGCAGCGCCGCCCTGCCCCGCGCCCCGCCGGGCCGTATCCGTCTGTCGGTCTTCCGTCTCCTGATCACGCCTGCCCCGTCCCCATATCCCTCGACGTTTTCCGCGTCACGCCATGCGTGCGCGGGGCGGCGCGCGATGCCCGCGCGCCGCCCCCCGTGGTGCTGCCGGGTCAGGGCCCGGCGGTGGTGTCCAGATCGACTCCGCTGGCCAGCGCGGCGATCTGGGTGTCGGAGGCCACTCCGCCGAAGACCCACACGTCGTCGATCACGCCGGGCCAGAACTCGCCCCAGGTGGACGCGCCGGTCTTGACCCGGCCCAGTTGCAGGCCCTTGGTCGCGTCGAAGGGCAGCACGGAGGAATTCCACGACACCGACTCCGTGCACGACGGGTCGTCGGGCACGCCGTCGTCGTCGCTGTCGGCGCAGAGCGCCTGCTGGAGCTGGCCGTTGACGTACAGCCGCATCTGCCCGGCCATCAGGTCGTAGACCACCGCGATGTGGTCCCAGGCCCCGTTGTTCTGGAAGCTGCTGTCCGAGGCGGTCGAGACGACCGCGGTGGTGCTGTCGGCGTTGGCCGTACGCAACTGCCAGCTGCCCGCGTTCGCCGGATCGGCGGAGTCGGGCACGTAGCGCACCGCGAATCCGCTGGTGGTCGCGCCGGCCATGCTCATCACCGTCACCGGCTTGGTGGGCCGCGCGGGGGTGGACACCCACGCGCCGACGGTGAAGCTGCTGTCGGTGTGGATCGGTGAACTGCTGGTGGACGCGTAGCCGTTCGCCGTGCCGTCCAGCACCAGTGCCCCGGTGCCCACCATGCCGGCGGCGCCGGTGGCGTCGATCCGCGCGCCGCTGCCGAGGGTCAGCGGGTGCTGGTCGGCCGCTGTGGACAGCGAGTCGGGCGAGACCTGCGGGCTGCCCGCCGCGCCGTCCAGCCGCCAGCGTCCCTCGACCTGGAGCTGGTTGTGGAAGAGCGACGCCGCCTCCGGCGCCGACAGCGCCCGGTCGTAGAGCTGCACGTCGTCGATCTGGCCGGGGAAGAAGCTGCCCGGGGCGCCGTCGTAGGACCCGGCGCCGATCTGGGTCGCGCCGCCGCCGTAGAAGGGGGCGGCGAATTTCGTGGTGGCGACCCAGACGCCGTTGACGTACAGCCGCATGTCGTCGGTGTTCGCGTCGTAGGAGCCCAGCAACTGCGTCCACACCCCGGCCGGCGAGTGGGTGGTGTCGCCCTGGGCGGCGCGGACGATGCCGGCGGTGCTGGTGTCCGCGGTGTAGGCGTCGAAGGACCAGCCGTAGGTCGCCGAGTAGTACAGCTCGAAGCCCGGTCTGTGGGCCCCGACCTGGGTGGCGATGATGGCCGCGTGGTCGGGTTTGGAGGACAGTTTCGCCCAGCCGGCCACGGAGAAGCTGTCGAGGTTGTCGACGTGCGAGGACACGGTGGACGCGTAGCCGGTGGTGCCGTCGAAGCTCAGCGCACCGTCCTGCGCTCCCGCGGTGCCCGCGCTGACCCCGCCGTGCAGCACCGCCGGGTCGACGTCCGCCCTGCCGTGCACCTGGGCGGTCGCCGTGCCGTCGTCCTGCGCGGCCGGCTCGTCCAGCGGGAAGACCGCGCGGGCGGGGCGTCCGCCGCCGATGGGCTGCCCGTTGGCCAGGTGCGTGATGTCGGCGGCGACCAGGGCCTTGTCGTAGATCCTGACGTCGTCGATCGTGCCGGGGAAGAAGGACGCCGGCGCCCCGGAGTAGCTGCCCGCGCCGATCTGCAGGCCGCGCCGCGCGTCCCACGCCGTCGTGTAGCTCGTGGTCCCCATCAGGGTCCCGTTCACGTACAGCGCCAGGGTGTGCTTGGACGCGTCGTAGGACCCGAGCAGGTGGTACCACTGCCCGGCGGCGACTCCGCCCGCCGTCGCGGACATCGCCCGCACCGGGGTGGCCGCGGCCGTGTCGGCGCTGTACTGGTTGAAGACCCAGCGGTTGAGGTCGTGCGAGTAGTACAGCTCGAAGCCCGGCGCGTCGTTGCCCGGCTGGGCGGCCACGATCGCCGCGGTGGTCGGCATCCGGTCGAGCTTCACCCAGGCGGCCACCGTCATGCCGGCGTCGGTGTGCACGGTCGGGATGTCGGACTGCAGGTAGGAGTCGGTCCCGTTGAAGTCGATCGCGGTGCCGGACCTGCCCGGCGCACCGAGCGTCGGGGAGCCCACCACGCTCAGGGTGCGCTCACCCGCGGTGCCCGCGGCCTGCGTGGCGCCCGCCGCGTCGTCCAACTGCCACTCGGCGCGGGCGGGCTGGCCCTCCTTGACGCGGAATTGGTATTCCTCCGGCTCGCTGCCGTTGCCGGCGCTGTCGAAGCTCTGTGCGTAGAGGAAGTTGGTGCCGGCCCGTGTCGGCCTGAATTCCACCGACTTGGCCGCACCGCCGGTGGTGGTCACCGTGTGGTCGGTGTCGCACACCGGGTCGGCGTTGACGCCGTAGCAGTACTTGACGACGTCCGTGGACGCCGAGTCGAAGCTGAAGGCGCCGTCCCGGCCGACGCCGTCGTACGACGGGTCGTTCGGGTCGCTGTCGTCGACCGCCGGGTAGTCGCCGGAGCTGATCACCGGGCCGGCCGGGACGCTGGTGTCGTACACCCAGTAGCAGCTGGTCGCGGACCCGGTGGAGGACCACGGCGAGTAGCTGTAATAGGTGCCCTGGTCGTAGTCGACCGCCCGTGCCTGCCAGGCGATCGTCTTGTTCTTCGGGATCGTCCTGCCGGACAGGGCCGCGGTGAGCTTCGTGGAGAAGGTCGACCCGGACTTCTTCGGCCCGATCCTGGCCGAGATCCACTGGGTCGTCAGGCCCTTGCCGTCACCGGCGTCCCACGCCACGGCGAACTGCACGCTGACCTGGTCGCCGTCGGGGTCGGTGACGTCGCTGGCGTTGATGGTCGGCAGGGTGCGGATCCGCACCGGCGCCGACGGGCTGTGGCACGAGCTGCCGGGGCTCATCGACAGGTGCGACATGGGGATCTGCTTGGGCGCCATGTTGTAGTGCACCCGCAGATACGCGTCGTCGGTGAAGCGCTTCCAGCCGTACTTGTCGCCCTCGTCGTCGGCTCGCAGCCCGAAGGCGGTGGTCGAGGAATTGTGCGAGGCCGCGTACCGCACACCGGTGGTGGCGTTGAACTCGACGTCGGAGGCCGCGCAGCCGTCGTAGCCGTGCGCCTCGTTCTGGGTGTCGAGCAGGTCGAGCCAGTTGTCGGAGGACGAATTCCACGTCGTGCCCGAGGTGAAGCCCTTCGTCCGCCACAGCTCGACCTTGCGGGCGCTGCAGGAGGCCGACCACGTCTCGTGCGCGACGAAGGTGGCGTCCACGATCGTCTTGCCGGCGAATTTCGAGGTGGGGAAGGAGTAGAACAGCCGCTTCACGTCGTAGGGGGCGCAGTAGGACCAGGCGCAGTCGCCGAGGCCGGAGTCCGAGTCGCCGTTGAAGTGGTATTGCGGGCTGGACGCCCAGTACTTCGACACCATCGTCCAGTCCCCCGCCTTGGGGGTGTACGTCTGGGGGTCGATGTAGAGCGGGAAGGACGTGGCCGCGCCCGTCAGCAGGGCGGGGTCGGGCGTCAGGGTCAGCCGGGTGTCGGCCTGGTCGACCGCGACGCCGATCGGCGCCATCTTCGAGGTGTCGGTCGGGCCCTGCGCCGGGTCGTCCGCGGCGCCCGTCCCAGCCGTGGCGGCGTCGGCGGTCGCGGCCTTGGACTTCTTCGCCGTGCTCGCCGTTGCCTGGGTGCCGGAGTCCCACATGATCGGCTGCGGTGCGGCGAAGACCTCGCCGCCGCCCGCGGTGTCGGTGGCCGTCAGGCCGCCGTCCGCGGTGCGCGCGACGTCCAGACCGGTCGCCCGCACCCCGAAGGTCAGCTGCGCGAGCGCCGGGTTCTGCGCGGCCTCGGCGGTGTTGACGACCACCAGCTCGTGGAAGCCGTCGATGTCGGCGCGCACCTGGAGGTCGACGTCCGGCAGCACGTTCCGGTAGGTGGCGGTGTCGCCGAGCAGCGTCGGGGCGGGCAGCGCGGAAGGCCAGGTGTACGCCAGCTTCCGCCCGTCACGGTCGAGTGTCACCAGCGGAGCGGAACCGCCGCCCGACAGGGTCATCCCGACCGACGCCACGGCCGGCGCGATGCTGCCGTCGGGCTGCTCGACGAGGGTGTTGTCGATCGCCTTCCACGCGCCGCCGACGCGCGCCCGCACCGGGCGCAGGTGCTGGTCGGTCTCCATGCCGCCGTCCGGGGTGGCATAGGTCTCGCTGGACTCCGTCCGCAGCGAGCTGATCTCCACGTTCCGGCCCGCGCTCGCGGCCTCGGCCGCCGCCGCGCTCTGCGTCGGCGCCGTGCGGTTGTGAGCGCCGCCGCTCTTCGCGGCCTGCGCCGTCCTGACCGCCGGCTTGACCGCCTGTGCCGGCGCCGCCGCGGCCGCCTGCCCGGCGGCCGCGAGCCCTGCCGCGACGACCACGACCGCGACCGCAGCCGTCAGCGTCCTGCGCGAGCGCGCGCGTCTGCACCCACCCAAGTCCATGAACCCCCCGTTCACATGCACGCCACCGCGGGTTTGCCGGGCGCACATTAATTTGAGAACCGTAGTTCACCGTGCTCAGGACGGACAAGGGCCGTCACGCGAAAACCCGTGCGGACCAGGGGGGTTGTGGCGATTCGTCAACTATGTGTAACCGGCCGGGAGTTGTGTCCGGATAGGGGGGTGCTCGCGGTGTCCGTCCCCGTTCTCAGGGCACGTGGGGGCCGCCGAGGTAGCGGCCCCGGGAGTCGTAGGGCCAGGCGTTCGCGACGCAGCCGTGCAGGCCGTCGATCTGCTGCATCATCGCGGGCGCCGGCCGCCCGGGACCGGGACAGCCCTCGTGGCCGTGGCCGATGCGGTGCCCCACCTCGTGGTTGATGATCAGCGCCCGGTATTCGCCGACGGGGCCGGGGAATTCCGGTGAGCCGGTGTTCCAGCGCTTGAGGTTGACGACCACCTGGGCGCCGACGTCGCAGTTCACCTCGCCGTGGGTGTGCAGGCCCGCGGCCCCGCAGATGGCGTCCACGGTCGCCGGGCTGGCGATCTTCACCACGAAGTCGTAGGAACCGCTCGACACGAGCTGGAAGGCGTCGCGGCGGTCGGCGGTCCAGCCGCGGGGATCGCCGAGTATCCGCTCGATCTCGCGGGCCGCGCTGTCGGCCGAGACGCCGGTCCCCCGCTCGACCTGCACCTTGTAGCGCCGGACCTTGCCCGAGCCCACCGCCGAGCCGGACACGGTGGCGGTGCTGAAGACCCCGTCTCCCTTTTGCGGGCCGGGGTCAGGGCGGCTGCTCGCCGTCGGGCCCGCCGCCGTATCCGCCGCCGCGCCGGGCGCCGCGCCGGGCGTCGCGTCCCGCGCCGCGTCCGACGTCCCGTTCGACGTGTGCGAGACCGCCACAGCGCCGGCCAGCCCCACGGCCACCACCGCGAAGAGCGTGGACAGGCGGCGCCTGCGGGCGCGCCCCTTGGCTCTCCCGCCCCTGACCGGCCTCGTGGCCTGTGACCTGCGTTTGTTAGCGTGCTGCATAGCGGTTCACCCTGCGTGTGCCAGGTGATCGCAGGTTGCCCAAAGGGTCACGGGACCGTAACAGGCGACTGCTGCGAGCGTCCGTGCCGGGCGTCCGACGTGCGGGAACGGCCGGTCGGGCGGGTCCACGGGGGACCCGCCCGACCGTCGGACTCGGACTCGGCGTGGTTCGGCGGTCAGACCGTCGCGACGCCGTTCGTGTACTTCTTCATGTTGTAGACAGCGAAGCCGTTCTGGACGGGGTCGCCACTCCTGTTGATGCAGTGGAGCATGCCGCCGCCGCCCGCGCCGTTGAGGCAGACCGTCATCAGGTCGGTGAAGACGACGCCCGGGGTGTCGGGCACCTCGTAGGTGCGGTCGGTGTAGATGTCGGCGTTGAGGTTGAAGAAGCAGTAGCTGCCCAGGCCCCACGCCAGGTGGTTCCGCACGTGGTCGCCGACCTTGTAGGACGCGTAGCCGTTGGTGGTGCCGTGCACCCAGGAGGACTGGGTGGGGACGTCGTACGGGTTCTCGTTCTGGAAGAAGTACGTCCGGCCGTGGTCGCCGTTCCAGATGACCTCGTACTTCTGGTAGTGCTCCACGAACAGGCCGTAGGTCGTGACGTGGTCGCCGTTCACCAGGATGCCGGTGTCGGCCGGGTTGACCGCCCAGCCCACGGTGCCGTCGAGGCCGTGGTCCGCGCGCCACAGCCACAGGTGGTCGCAGATGACGTCGTTGCTGTCGATCTGCACGCTGATGCCCGCGCCGCCGGCGATGGCGCCGCCGATCCGGGCGAAGACGTCGTAGAGCACGGTGGGGTCGCCGTCGTGGCGGCGGCGGCTGCTGCCGTCGCCGACCCGGAGCAGGACCGGGGTGTGCGCGGAGGCGGCCTCGACCAGCACGCCGGCGACGCTGACACCGCTGACGTCGGCGACGTCGATCAGGGTGTTGCCGTGCGTGGAGCGCAGCGTCGTGTAGCCCAGGCCCAGCACGACGGTGTTGGCGCGGGTGACCCGGATCGTCGAGGACAGGTTGTAGATGCCGGGCGTGAAGAGCAGGTGCCGGCCCCGGGCCAGCGCCCGGTTGATCTCGGTGGCCGAGTCGCCGGGCTTGGCCACGAAGAACTCCGACAGCGGGATGCTGTGTCCCGCGGCCCGCCCGCGGGCCCAGGTGGTGCCGGTGCTGTTGGTGCGCAGCGAGGGCACGAAGACCTGGTAGGAGCCGTGCCGGTCCACCGTCAGGAAGGGCTTCTCGCGGACGACCGGGGTACGGTCGACGGTCGTCATGGGGGGCGTGGGGAAGGACTGGGCGGGGGCGCCCTGCACGCCGACGAAGACCATGTTCCAGTTGGAGCCGACCCAGCTGCCGATGGTGTCGTTGCGCGACAGCCACTGCTGCTGCGAGCCCGACTGCA includes:
- a CDS encoding LamG domain-containing protein; this translates as MVVAAGLAAAGQAAAAAPAQAVKPAVRTAQAAKSGGAHNRTAPTQSAAAAEAASAGRNVEISSLRTESSETYATPDGGMETDQHLRPVRARVGGAWKAIDNTLVEQPDGSIAPAVASVGMTLSGGGSAPLVTLDRDGRKLAYTWPSALPAPTLLGDTATYRNVLPDVDLQVRADIDGFHELVVVNTAEAAQNPALAQLTFGVRATGLDVARTADGGLTATDTAGGGEVFAAPQPIMWDSGTQATASTAKKSKAATADAATAGTGAADDPAQGPTDTSKMAPIGVAVDQADTRLTLTPDPALLTGAATSFPLYIDPQTYTPKAGDWTMVSKYWASSPQYHFNGDSDSGLGDCAWSYCAPYDVKRLFYSFPTSKFAGKTIVDATFVAHETWSASCSARKVELWRTKGFTSGTTWNSSSDNWLDLLDTQNEAHGYDGCAASDVEFNATTGVRYAASHNSSTTAFGLRADDEGDKYGWKRFTDDAYLRVHYNMAPKQIPMSHLSMSPGSSCHSPSAPVRIRTLPTINASDVTDPDGDQVSVQFAVAWDAGDGKGLTTQWISARIGPKKSGSTFSTKLTAALSGRTIPKNKTIAWQARAVDYDQGTYYSYSPWSSTGSATSCYWVYDTSVPAGPVISSGDYPAVDDSDPNDPSYDGVGRDGAFSFDSASTDVVKYCYGVNADPVCDTDHTVTTTGGAAKSVEFRPTRAGTNFLYAQSFDSAGNGSEPEEYQFRVKEGQPARAEWQLDDAAGATQAAGTAGERTLSVVGSPTLGAPGRSGTAIDFNGTDSYLQSDIPTVHTDAGMTVAAWVKLDRMPTTAAIVAAQPGNDAPGFELYYSHDLNRWVFNQYSADTAAATPVRAMSATAGGVAAGQWYHLLGSYDASKHTLALYVNGTLMGTTSYTTAWDARRGLQIGAGSYSGAPASFFPGTIDDVRIYDKALVAADITHLANGQPIGGGRPARAVFPLDEPAAQDDGTATAQVHGRADVDPAVLHGGVSAGTAGAQDGALSFDGTTGYASTVSSHVDNLDSFSVAGWAKLSSKPDHAAIIATQVGAHRPGFELYYSATYGWSFDAYTADTSTAGIVRAAQGDTTHSPAGVWTQLLGSYDANTDDMRLYVNGVWVATTKFAAPFYGGGATQIGAGSYDGAPGSFFPGQIDDVQLYDRALSAPEAASLFHNQLQVEGRWRLDGAAGSPQVSPDSLSTAADQHPLTLGSGARIDATGAAGMVGTGALVLDGTANGYASTSSSPIHTDSSFTVGAWVSTPARPTKPVTVMSMAGATTSGFAVRYVPDSADPANAGSWQLRTANADSTTAVVSTASDSSFQNNGAWDHIAVVYDLMAGQMRLYVNGQLQQALCADSDDDGVPDDPSCTESVSWNSSVLPFDATKGLQLGRVKTGASTWGEFWPGVIDDVWVFGGVASDTQIAALASGVDLDTTAGP
- a CDS encoding DUF3152 domain-containing protein, which produces MQHANKRRSQATRPVRGGRAKGRARRRRLSTLFAVVAVGLAGAVAVSHTSNGTSDAARDATPGAAPGAAADTAAGPTASSRPDPGPQKGDGVFSTATVSGSAVGSGKVRRYKVQVERGTGVSADSAAREIERILGDPRGWTADRRDAFQLVSSGSYDFVVKIASPATVDAICGAAGLHTHGEVNCDVGAQVVVNLKRWNTGSPEFPGPVGEYRALIINHEVGHRIGHGHEGCPGPGRPAPAMMQQIDGLHGCVANAWPYDSRGRYLGGPHVP
- a CDS encoding adenylyl cyclase — its product is MSVIPSRRSVLRGAAVAAAVPLAGGIAAGSAAASSSHSSHDRHHSHDPHRGPDLGANVLVFDPSMGDAAIQAKVDAVFAVQESNQFGDERYALAFMPGTYNVDINVGFYTHVLGLGDSPDDVLINGHVTVDAQWFDGNGTQDFWRAAENLSIAPPDGLNRWAVAQAGPMRRVHIKGDINLMPSPPGNGWSSGGYLADSVVDGQVQSGSQQQWLSRNDTIGSWVGSNWNMVFVGVQGAPAQSFPTPPMTTVDRTPVVREKPFLTVDRHGSYQVFVPSLRTNSTGTTWARGRAAGHSIPLSEFFVAKPGDSATEINRALARGRHLLFTPGIYNLSSTIRVTRANTVVLGLGYTTLRSTHGNTLIDVADVSGVSVAGVLVEAASAHTPVLLRVGDGSSRRRHDGDPTVLYDVFARIGGAIAGGAGISVQIDSNDVICDHLWLWRADHGLDGTVGWAVNPADTGILVNGDHVTTYGLFVEHYQKYEVIWNGDHGRTYFFQNENPYDVPTQSSWVHGTTNGYASYKVGDHVRNHLAWGLGSYCFFNLNADIYTDRTYEVPDTPGVVFTDLMTVCLNGAGGGGMLHCINRSGDPVQNGFAVYNMKKYTNGVATV